From Orcinus orca chromosome 3, mOrcOrc1.1, whole genome shotgun sequence, a single genomic window includes:
- the PRAM1 gene encoding PML-RARA-regulated adapter molecule 1 isoform X2, with the protein MGSHQDFRSLQAKFQASQPETGKLPQVSPKPEFNKLLKKFPQPELGEHPKKHPQPEFTDLPKKPCKLEFSELSKKVPQLKATPFPRKPLQPELSHAPRPPTGPKFGAFPRKSQQPESNEATLKPPQPKFSTVPEKSQQPESNEATLKPPQPKFSTVPEKPPQLGVSGLPEKSLPQPESTEVPPMPPSKPESSEPQPHSSQPNFSTVPGKMPQPPLSDLPEKPPRPECGDLPRTSSGPECSLLPKEFLQPEWRGPPCKSSQPKPRSLPRKQAEFFGDLPRKPPLPGSRSESSLPTAVAGSSPRFPLSPGFGARQQRSGALTCGGGSRLGLKPGHPPRRRPLPPVSSLGAPPAKPPLPPGPRDVQRFRRTLAAGTALPRSFSAGFLARQPEDTPQYPRRDPDEAYKLYEDVEPTDDSSPSPKGRDEVLSTQQPPRRPPQDQEPRKEKGPQPQQLPPTDLKSLKQIRKAEKAEREFRKKFKFEGEIVIQTRMMIDPNAKTRRGGGKHLALRRGEILEVIEFTSKEEMLCRDTKGKYGYVPRTALLPLETEVYDDVGSWDPLDNQPFPGGR; encoded by the exons GGGAGTCATCAGGACTTTCGGAGCCTTCAAGCAAAGTTCCAGGCCTCTCAGCCCGAGACCGGCAAACTCCCCCAAGTATCTCCAAAGCCCGAGTTCAACAAACTCCTCAAAAAGTTTCCACAGCCTGAGCTAGGCGAGCATCCCAAGAAGCACCCCCAGCCCGAGTTCACTGATCTGCCCAAGAAGCCCTGCAAACTTGAGTTCAGTGAACTCTCCAAGAAGGTCCCACAGCTCAAGGCCACTCCATTCCCCAGGAAGCCCCTGCAGCCTGAGCTCAGCCACGCCCCAAGGCCCCCCACAGGGCCCAAGTTCGGTGCATTCCCCAGGAAGTCCCAGCAGCCTGAGTCCAATGAGGCCACCCTGAAGCCCCCCCAGCCCAAGTTCAGTACCGTTCCCGAGAAGTCCCAGCAGCCTGAGTCCAATGAGGCCACCCTGAAGCCCCCCCAGCCCAAGTTCAGTACCGTTCCCGAGAAGCCCCCGCAGCTTGGGGTCAGTGGTCTCCCTGAGAAGTCCCTGCCGCAGCCCGAGTCCACTGAGGTCCCCCCAATGCCCCCTTCAAAGCCCGAGTCCAGTGAGCCCCAGCCTCACTCCTCACAGCCCAACTTCAGTACAGTCCCCGGAAAGATGCCACAGCCTCCGCTGAGTGACCTCCCCGAGAAGCCCCCGCGGCCCGAGTGTGGTGACCTCCCCAGGACGTCCTCGGGGCCCGAGTGCAGCCTGCTCCCCAAGGAGTTTCTGCAGCCCGAGTGGCGGGGGCCGCCCTGCAAGTCCTCCCAGCCCAAGCCCAGATCTCTGCCCAGGAAGCAGGCAGAGTTCTTCGGTGACCTCCCTAGAAAGCCTCCACTCCCTGGCTCCCGTTCAGAGAGCTCACTGCCCACTGCCGTTGCAGGCTCCAGCCCTAGGTTCCCACTCAGCCCAGGGTTTGGAGCCAGGCAGCAGAGATCTGGAGCCCTCACTTGCGGTGGAGGCTCGAGGCTGGGCCTCAAACCTGGCCACCCACCCCGGCGGAGGCCTCTCCCCCCAGTCAGCAGCCTGGGCGCCCCTCCAGCCAAGCCCCCACTGCCCCCAGGCCCCAGGGACGTCCAGAGATTTCGAAGGACCTTGGCAGCAGGCACAG CTCTGCCGAGGAGCTTTTCTGCCGGCTTCCTGGCTCGACAGCCTGAAGACACCCCACA GTATCCCCGCAGGGACCCAGATGAGGCCTACAAGCTGTACGAGGACGTGGAGCCCACAGAcgactccagccccagccccaaggGCAGAG ATGAAGTGCTGTCTACCCAGCAACCCCCCAGGAGGCCACCACAAGACCAAGAGCCCAG GAAGGAGAAGGGCCCCCAGCCACAGCAGTTGCCGCCCACGGACCTGAAGTCTCTGAAGCAGATCCGGAAGGCAGAGAAAGCTGAGCGGGAGTTCCGGAAGAAGTTCAAG TTTGAGGGGGAGATTGTGATTCAGACAAGGATGATGATTGACCCCAACGCCAAGACCCGTCGCGGGGGTGGCAAGCACCTGGCGCTTCGGCGTGGGGAGATCCTGGAGGTGATAGAGTTCACCAGCAAGGAGGAGATGCTGTGCCGGGACACCAAGGGCAAGT ATGGCTATGTACCCAGAACAGCTCTACTGCCCCT GGAAACAGAGGTGTATGACGACGTCGGTTCCTGGG ATCCTCTGGATAACCAACCATTCCCCGGGGGACGATAA
- the PRAM1 gene encoding PML-RARA-regulated adapter molecule 1 isoform X3, which yields MGSHQDFRSLQAKFQASQPETGKLPQVSPKPEFNKLLKKFPQPELGEHPKKHPQPEFTDLPKKPCKLEFSELSKKVPQLKATPFPRKPLQPELSHAPRPPTGPKFGAFPRKSQQPESNEATLKPPQPKFSTVPEKSQQPESNEATLKPPQPKFSTVPEKPPQLGVSGLPEKSLPQPESTEVPPMPPSKPESSEPQPHSSQPNFSTVPGKMPQPPLSDLPEKPPRPECGDLPRTSSGPECSLLPKEFLQPEWRGPPCKSSQPKPRSLPRKQAEFFGDLPRKPPLPGSRSESSLPTAVAGSSPRFPLSPGFGARQQRSGALTCGGGSRLGLKPGHPPRRRPLPPVSSLGAPPAKPPLPPGPRDVQRFRRTLAAGTALPRSFSAGFLARQPEDTPQDPDEAYKLYEDVEPTDDSSPSPKGRDEVLSTQQPPRRPPQDQEPRKEKGPQPQQLPPTDLKSLKQIRKAEKAEREFRKKFKFEGEIVIQTRMMIDPNAKTRRGGGKHLALRRGEILEVIEFTSKEEMLCRDTKGKYGYVPRTALLPLETEVYDDVGSWADPLDNQPFPGGR from the exons GGGAGTCATCAGGACTTTCGGAGCCTTCAAGCAAAGTTCCAGGCCTCTCAGCCCGAGACCGGCAAACTCCCCCAAGTATCTCCAAAGCCCGAGTTCAACAAACTCCTCAAAAAGTTTCCACAGCCTGAGCTAGGCGAGCATCCCAAGAAGCACCCCCAGCCCGAGTTCACTGATCTGCCCAAGAAGCCCTGCAAACTTGAGTTCAGTGAACTCTCCAAGAAGGTCCCACAGCTCAAGGCCACTCCATTCCCCAGGAAGCCCCTGCAGCCTGAGCTCAGCCACGCCCCAAGGCCCCCCACAGGGCCCAAGTTCGGTGCATTCCCCAGGAAGTCCCAGCAGCCTGAGTCCAATGAGGCCACCCTGAAGCCCCCCCAGCCCAAGTTCAGTACCGTTCCCGAGAAGTCCCAGCAGCCTGAGTCCAATGAGGCCACCCTGAAGCCCCCCCAGCCCAAGTTCAGTACCGTTCCCGAGAAGCCCCCGCAGCTTGGGGTCAGTGGTCTCCCTGAGAAGTCCCTGCCGCAGCCCGAGTCCACTGAGGTCCCCCCAATGCCCCCTTCAAAGCCCGAGTCCAGTGAGCCCCAGCCTCACTCCTCACAGCCCAACTTCAGTACAGTCCCCGGAAAGATGCCACAGCCTCCGCTGAGTGACCTCCCCGAGAAGCCCCCGCGGCCCGAGTGTGGTGACCTCCCCAGGACGTCCTCGGGGCCCGAGTGCAGCCTGCTCCCCAAGGAGTTTCTGCAGCCCGAGTGGCGGGGGCCGCCCTGCAAGTCCTCCCAGCCCAAGCCCAGATCTCTGCCCAGGAAGCAGGCAGAGTTCTTCGGTGACCTCCCTAGAAAGCCTCCACTCCCTGGCTCCCGTTCAGAGAGCTCACTGCCCACTGCCGTTGCAGGCTCCAGCCCTAGGTTCCCACTCAGCCCAGGGTTTGGAGCCAGGCAGCAGAGATCTGGAGCCCTCACTTGCGGTGGAGGCTCGAGGCTGGGCCTCAAACCTGGCCACCCACCCCGGCGGAGGCCTCTCCCCCCAGTCAGCAGCCTGGGCGCCCCTCCAGCCAAGCCCCCACTGCCCCCAGGCCCCAGGGACGTCCAGAGATTTCGAAGGACCTTGGCAGCAGGCACAG CTCTGCCGAGGAGCTTTTCTGCCGGCTTCCTGGCTCGACAGCCTGAAGACACCCCACA GGACCCAGATGAGGCCTACAAGCTGTACGAGGACGTGGAGCCCACAGAcgactccagccccagccccaaggGCAGAG ATGAAGTGCTGTCTACCCAGCAACCCCCCAGGAGGCCACCACAAGACCAAGAGCCCAG GAAGGAGAAGGGCCCCCAGCCACAGCAGTTGCCGCCCACGGACCTGAAGTCTCTGAAGCAGATCCGGAAGGCAGAGAAAGCTGAGCGGGAGTTCCGGAAGAAGTTCAAG TTTGAGGGGGAGATTGTGATTCAGACAAGGATGATGATTGACCCCAACGCCAAGACCCGTCGCGGGGGTGGCAAGCACCTGGCGCTTCGGCGTGGGGAGATCCTGGAGGTGATAGAGTTCACCAGCAAGGAGGAGATGCTGTGCCGGGACACCAAGGGCAAGT ATGGCTATGTACCCAGAACAGCTCTACTGCCCCT GGAAACAGAGGTGTATGACGACGTCGGTTCCTGGG CAGATCCTCTGGATAACCAACCATTCCCCGGGGGACGATAA
- the PRAM1 gene encoding PML-RARA-regulated adapter molecule 1 isoform X4 translates to MGSHQDFRSLQAKFQASQPETGKLPQVSPKPEFNKLLKKFPQPELGEHPKKHPQPEFTDLPKKPCKLEFSELSKKVPQLKATPFPRKPLQPELSHAPRPPTGPKFGAFPRKSQQPESNEATLKPPQPKFSTVPEKPPQLGVSGLPEKSLPQPESTEVPPMPPSKPESSEPQPHSSQPNFSTVPGKMPQPPLSDLPEKPPRPECGDLPRTSSGPECSLLPKEFLQPEWRGPPCKSSQPKPRSLPRKQAEFFGDLPRKPPLPGSRSESSLPTAVAGSSPRFPLSPGFGARQQRSGALTCGGGSRLGLKPGHPPRRRPLPPVSSLGAPPAKPPLPPGPRDVQRFRRTLAAGTALPRSFSAGFLARQPEDTPQYPRRDPDEAYKLYEDVEPTDDSSPSPKGRDEVLSTQQPPRRPPQDQEPRKEKGPQPQQLPPTDLKSLKQIRKAEKAEREFRKKFKFEGEIVIQTRMMIDPNAKTRRGGGKHLALRRGEILEVIEFTSKEEMLCRDTKGKYGYVPRTALLPLETEVYDDVGSWADPLDNQPFPGGR, encoded by the exons GGGAGTCATCAGGACTTTCGGAGCCTTCAAGCAAAGTTCCAGGCCTCTCAGCCCGAGACCGGCAAACTCCCCCAAGTATCTCCAAAGCCCGAGTTCAACAAACTCCTCAAAAAGTTTCCACAGCCTGAGCTAGGCGAGCATCCCAAGAAGCACCCCCAGCCCGAGTTCACTGATCTGCCCAAGAAGCCCTGCAAACTTGAGTTCAGTGAACTCTCCAAGAAGGTCCCACAGCTCAAGGCCACTCCATTCCCCAGGAAGCCCCTGCAGCCTGAGCTCAGCCACGCCCCAAGGCCCCCCACAGGGCCCAAGTTCGGTGCATTCCCCAGGAAGTCCCAGCAGCCTGAGTCCAATGAG GCCACCCTGAAGCCCCCCCAGCCCAAGTTCAGTACCGTTCCCGAGAAGCCCCCGCAGCTTGGGGTCAGTGGTCTCCCTGAGAAGTCCCTGCCGCAGCCCGAGTCCACTGAGGTCCCCCCAATGCCCCCTTCAAAGCCCGAGTCCAGTGAGCCCCAGCCTCACTCCTCACAGCCCAACTTCAGTACAGTCCCCGGAAAGATGCCACAGCCTCCGCTGAGTGACCTCCCCGAGAAGCCCCCGCGGCCCGAGTGTGGTGACCTCCCCAGGACGTCCTCGGGGCCCGAGTGCAGCCTGCTCCCCAAGGAGTTTCTGCAGCCCGAGTGGCGGGGGCCGCCCTGCAAGTCCTCCCAGCCCAAGCCCAGATCTCTGCCCAGGAAGCAGGCAGAGTTCTTCGGTGACCTCCCTAGAAAGCCTCCACTCCCTGGCTCCCGTTCAGAGAGCTCACTGCCCACTGCCGTTGCAGGCTCCAGCCCTAGGTTCCCACTCAGCCCAGGGTTTGGAGCCAGGCAGCAGAGATCTGGAGCCCTCACTTGCGGTGGAGGCTCGAGGCTGGGCCTCAAACCTGGCCACCCACCCCGGCGGAGGCCTCTCCCCCCAGTCAGCAGCCTGGGCGCCCCTCCAGCCAAGCCCCCACTGCCCCCAGGCCCCAGGGACGTCCAGAGATTTCGAAGGACCTTGGCAGCAGGCACAG CTCTGCCGAGGAGCTTTTCTGCCGGCTTCCTGGCTCGACAGCCTGAAGACACCCCACA GTATCCCCGCAGGGACCCAGATGAGGCCTACAAGCTGTACGAGGACGTGGAGCCCACAGAcgactccagccccagccccaaggGCAGAG ATGAAGTGCTGTCTACCCAGCAACCCCCCAGGAGGCCACCACAAGACCAAGAGCCCAG GAAGGAGAAGGGCCCCCAGCCACAGCAGTTGCCGCCCACGGACCTGAAGTCTCTGAAGCAGATCCGGAAGGCAGAGAAAGCTGAGCGGGAGTTCCGGAAGAAGTTCAAG TTTGAGGGGGAGATTGTGATTCAGACAAGGATGATGATTGACCCCAACGCCAAGACCCGTCGCGGGGGTGGCAAGCACCTGGCGCTTCGGCGTGGGGAGATCCTGGAGGTGATAGAGTTCACCAGCAAGGAGGAGATGCTGTGCCGGGACACCAAGGGCAAGT ATGGCTATGTACCCAGAACAGCTCTACTGCCCCT GGAAACAGAGGTGTATGACGACGTCGGTTCCTGGG CAGATCCTCTGGATAACCAACCATTCCCCGGGGGACGATAA
- the PRAM1 gene encoding PML-RARA-regulated adapter molecule 1 isoform X1 produces MGSHQDFRSLQAKFQASQPETGKLPQVSPKPEFNKLLKKFPQPELGEHPKKHPQPEFTDLPKKPCKLEFSELSKKVPQLKATPFPRKPLQPELSHAPRPPTGPKFGAFPRKSQQPESNEATLKPPQPKFSTVPEKSQQPESNEATLKPPQPKFSTVPEKPPQLGVSGLPEKSLPQPESTEVPPMPPSKPESSEPQPHSSQPNFSTVPGKMPQPPLSDLPEKPPRPECGDLPRTSSGPECSLLPKEFLQPEWRGPPCKSSQPKPRSLPRKQAEFFGDLPRKPPLPGSRSESSLPTAVAGSSPRFPLSPGFGARQQRSGALTCGGGSRLGLKPGHPPRRRPLPPVSSLGAPPAKPPLPPGPRDVQRFRRTLAAGTALPRSFSAGFLARQPEDTPQYPRRDPDEAYKLYEDVEPTDDSSPSPKGRDEVLSTQQPPRRPPQDQEPRKEKGPQPQQLPPTDLKSLKQIRKAEKAEREFRKKFKFEGEIVIQTRMMIDPNAKTRRGGGKHLALRRGEILEVIEFTSKEEMLCRDTKGKYGYVPRTALLPLETEVYDDVGSWADPLDNQPFPGGR; encoded by the exons GGGAGTCATCAGGACTTTCGGAGCCTTCAAGCAAAGTTCCAGGCCTCTCAGCCCGAGACCGGCAAACTCCCCCAAGTATCTCCAAAGCCCGAGTTCAACAAACTCCTCAAAAAGTTTCCACAGCCTGAGCTAGGCGAGCATCCCAAGAAGCACCCCCAGCCCGAGTTCACTGATCTGCCCAAGAAGCCCTGCAAACTTGAGTTCAGTGAACTCTCCAAGAAGGTCCCACAGCTCAAGGCCACTCCATTCCCCAGGAAGCCCCTGCAGCCTGAGCTCAGCCACGCCCCAAGGCCCCCCACAGGGCCCAAGTTCGGTGCATTCCCCAGGAAGTCCCAGCAGCCTGAGTCCAATGAGGCCACCCTGAAGCCCCCCCAGCCCAAGTTCAGTACCGTTCCCGAGAAGTCCCAGCAGCCTGAGTCCAATGAGGCCACCCTGAAGCCCCCCCAGCCCAAGTTCAGTACCGTTCCCGAGAAGCCCCCGCAGCTTGGGGTCAGTGGTCTCCCTGAGAAGTCCCTGCCGCAGCCCGAGTCCACTGAGGTCCCCCCAATGCCCCCTTCAAAGCCCGAGTCCAGTGAGCCCCAGCCTCACTCCTCACAGCCCAACTTCAGTACAGTCCCCGGAAAGATGCCACAGCCTCCGCTGAGTGACCTCCCCGAGAAGCCCCCGCGGCCCGAGTGTGGTGACCTCCCCAGGACGTCCTCGGGGCCCGAGTGCAGCCTGCTCCCCAAGGAGTTTCTGCAGCCCGAGTGGCGGGGGCCGCCCTGCAAGTCCTCCCAGCCCAAGCCCAGATCTCTGCCCAGGAAGCAGGCAGAGTTCTTCGGTGACCTCCCTAGAAAGCCTCCACTCCCTGGCTCCCGTTCAGAGAGCTCACTGCCCACTGCCGTTGCAGGCTCCAGCCCTAGGTTCCCACTCAGCCCAGGGTTTGGAGCCAGGCAGCAGAGATCTGGAGCCCTCACTTGCGGTGGAGGCTCGAGGCTGGGCCTCAAACCTGGCCACCCACCCCGGCGGAGGCCTCTCCCCCCAGTCAGCAGCCTGGGCGCCCCTCCAGCCAAGCCCCCACTGCCCCCAGGCCCCAGGGACGTCCAGAGATTTCGAAGGACCTTGGCAGCAGGCACAG CTCTGCCGAGGAGCTTTTCTGCCGGCTTCCTGGCTCGACAGCCTGAAGACACCCCACA GTATCCCCGCAGGGACCCAGATGAGGCCTACAAGCTGTACGAGGACGTGGAGCCCACAGAcgactccagccccagccccaaggGCAGAG ATGAAGTGCTGTCTACCCAGCAACCCCCCAGGAGGCCACCACAAGACCAAGAGCCCAG GAAGGAGAAGGGCCCCCAGCCACAGCAGTTGCCGCCCACGGACCTGAAGTCTCTGAAGCAGATCCGGAAGGCAGAGAAAGCTGAGCGGGAGTTCCGGAAGAAGTTCAAG TTTGAGGGGGAGATTGTGATTCAGACAAGGATGATGATTGACCCCAACGCCAAGACCCGTCGCGGGGGTGGCAAGCACCTGGCGCTTCGGCGTGGGGAGATCCTGGAGGTGATAGAGTTCACCAGCAAGGAGGAGATGCTGTGCCGGGACACCAAGGGCAAGT ATGGCTATGTACCCAGAACAGCTCTACTGCCCCT GGAAACAGAGGTGTATGACGACGTCGGTTCCTGGG CAGATCCTCTGGATAACCAACCATTCCCCGGGGGACGATAA